In one Stenotrophomonas maltophilia genomic region, the following are encoded:
- a CDS encoding alpha-glucuronidase family glycosyl hydrolase — protein MLTPLFRAVGGRLCAALALLACAGGAHAEDGYALWMRYVPAAVEVAAGYRLQLGEVVAPDQTPTQRAARDELARGLPGVLGTAPPIRTDLAGDHALVLGTPQSSMLVAPFREDIATLGEDGYLIRKVRSGGRDLLLVAARQDIGVLYGVFHLLRLLQRGASLESLDVRESPRVALRVLDHWDNLDRYVERGYAGSSLWDWQTLPQWRDPRYTDYARANASLGINGTVLNNVNASALSLSPAYLAKAAALADLFRPYGIRVYLSARFSAPIELGGLATADPLDTEVQRWWRRKVEEIYALIPDFGGFLVKANSEGQPGPQDYGRSHAAGANLLGDALAPHNGVVMWRAFVYSHEVPEDRAKQAYGEFIGLDGAFRRNVIVQVKNGPIDFQPREPFHPLFGAMPRTPLMMEFQITKEYLGFATHLVYLGTLYEEVLRADTRVRGPGSTVARVVDGSLHGHALTGIAGVANIGVDRTWSGSHFDQANWYAFGRLAWNPQQSARAIAEDWAALTFSPDPQVTGPIVRMMMASREAAVDYMTPLGLHHLMARGHHYGPGPWVDGGPRADWTSVYYHRADRHGVGFDRTSAGSNAVSQYAPAVAAEYGDLARVPESLLLWFHHVPWDHRMRSGRLLWDELVGRYSRGVRQMQSLQATWATLQGRIDPQRYQHVAAFLQIQQEEAQWWRDASVAYFQSLSGRPLPPGEPPPPHPLSYYQALQFPFAPGDGR, from the coding sequence ATGTTAACGCCGTTGTTCCGTGCTGTCGGCGGACGGCTGTGCGCCGCCCTTGCCTTGCTGGCATGCGCCGGTGGCGCACATGCGGAGGATGGCTACGCATTGTGGATGCGCTACGTGCCGGCGGCCGTGGAGGTCGCTGCCGGCTATCGGCTGCAGCTGGGCGAGGTGGTCGCCCCTGACCAGACGCCTACCCAGCGCGCCGCGCGTGATGAACTGGCGCGCGGCCTTCCCGGGGTACTGGGAACGGCACCGCCCATCCGCACGGACCTCGCCGGTGATCACGCCCTGGTGCTGGGCACGCCGCAGTCCTCGATGCTGGTCGCGCCGTTCCGCGAAGACATTGCCACCTTGGGCGAGGATGGCTACCTGATCAGGAAGGTCCGCAGCGGAGGACGCGATCTTCTGCTGGTGGCGGCACGGCAGGACATCGGTGTGCTGTACGGCGTGTTCCACCTGCTGCGGCTGCTGCAGCGTGGCGCATCGCTGGAGTCGCTGGACGTGCGGGAATCGCCCCGGGTTGCGCTGCGGGTGCTCGATCACTGGGACAACCTGGATCGCTACGTCGAACGCGGCTACGCGGGCAGCTCCCTGTGGGACTGGCAGACCCTGCCGCAGTGGCGTGACCCGCGCTATACCGACTACGCCCGCGCCAACGCGTCGCTGGGCATCAATGGCACCGTACTGAACAACGTCAATGCCAGCGCCCTGAGCCTGTCGCCGGCCTATCTCGCCAAGGCCGCCGCGCTGGCGGACCTGTTCCGCCCCTACGGCATCCGTGTGTACCTGAGCGCACGCTTCAGCGCGCCCATCGAGCTCGGCGGCCTGGCCACGGCCGATCCGCTGGATACGGAGGTGCAGCGATGGTGGCGGAGAAAGGTCGAAGAGATCTACGCCCTCATCCCGGATTTCGGCGGCTTCCTGGTCAAGGCGAACTCGGAGGGCCAACCGGGCCCGCAGGATTACGGCCGCTCCCATGCCGCCGGTGCCAACCTGCTGGGCGATGCCCTGGCGCCGCACAACGGCGTGGTGATGTGGCGTGCCTTCGTCTACTCGCACGAGGTACCCGAAGATCGCGCCAAGCAGGCCTACGGTGAGTTCATCGGCCTGGACGGTGCCTTCCGCCGCAACGTGATCGTGCAGGTGAAGAACGGGCCGATCGATTTCCAGCCCCGCGAGCCGTTCCATCCGCTGTTCGGCGCGATGCCACGCACGCCGTTGATGATGGAGTTCCAGATCACCAAGGAGTATCTGGGATTTGCGACGCACCTGGTGTACCTGGGCACGCTTTACGAGGAAGTGCTGCGGGCCGACACCCGGGTACGCGGGCCGGGCTCCACGGTCGCGCGTGTGGTCGACGGTTCGCTGCACGGCCATGCGCTGACCGGCATCGCCGGCGTCGCCAACATCGGCGTGGACCGGACCTGGAGCGGCTCGCACTTCGATCAGGCCAACTGGTATGCCTTCGGGCGGCTGGCCTGGAATCCGCAGCAGTCTGCCCGCGCCATCGCTGAAGACTGGGCCGCGCTGACGTTCTCGCCGGACCCGCAGGTGACCGGCCCGATCGTGCGGATGATGATGGCCTCGCGCGAAGCGGCGGTGGACTACATGACCCCGCTGGGCCTGCATCACCTCATGGCCCGTGGGCATCACTACGGCCCCGGTCCCTGGGTGGATGGGGGGCCGCGCGCCGACTGGACGTCCGTGTACTACCACCGCGCGGACCGGCACGGCGTGGGCTTCGACCGCACCTCGGCCGGGAGCAACGCGGTATCCCAGTACGCCCCGGCGGTCGCCGCGGAGTACGGCGACCTGGCGCGGGTGCCGGAGTCGCTGCTGCTGTGGTTCCATCATGTGCCGTGGGATCACCGCATGCGTTCGGGGCGGTTGCTGTGGGACGAACTGGTAGGACGCTACTCGCGTGGCGTGCGCCAGATGCAGTCCCTGCAGGCTACCTGGGCAACCCTGCAGGGCCGTATCGATCCACAACGCTATCAGCACGTGGCCGCGTTCCTGCAGATCCAGCAGGAGGAGGCGCAATGGTGGCGCGATGCCAGCGTGGCGTACTTCCAGTCGCTCAGCGGCCGGCCGTTGCCGCCCGGCGAACCGCCACCGCCGCACCCGCTGTCGTATTACCAGGCATTGCAGTTTCCTTTCGCACCGGGGGATGGACGATGA